The window GCAGCCCCGTTGGACTCCACCCGCACGAGAGCGTAAGACTGCAACAACAGGGCCTCCTGGTGCGCTCCGGCTTCGACAACCATGAGCTGAACCGGAGGCCCTGCCTTCATGCGCGCACAAGCGAGAGATCACCCGACAGAGTCGCCACACTCGAACCGATGTCCACCATGATCGGTACGACAACAGCTTCTAACCTTGATCTTTAACCTCGCTGTTGTTTCAAGCGGACATGTTCGGTGAGGGTTTCGGGTCGTTTCACGGTCTTTCCGGGCTCGTGGCGTGGGGCTGGCCTGCGGTTTTTGGAGCCGGGTGGGCGTCCGGGGCCGGGCCGGGTGGGTCTTGGCACACCTGCGGGACGGGGGGTCTTCGCGCGGAGGTGGCGGAACCCCCGGCGGACGCGTGCGGGGGTGAGCCGGCGGGGCTCGGCGGGCCGTTCCCAGGGGCGGCGGAGGTCCTCGGCGAGCGGTCGGGCGAGGCGGAGCTGGGTGTGGGCGGCGATGATCAGCCAGGTCCACAGGTCGGCGGTGTGCGGGTCTCGGACCTTCGGGACGGTCCAGCCGAGGGTCTGCTTGAACAGCCGAAAGGTGTGCTCGAGATCGAAACGCCGGAGGAACGCCTGCCAGCGCAGGTCGACGTCCCGGCCGGCCATCCCGGCCTTGGAGGACCACAGCCAGACCGGTTTCGGGTCGCGGTCGCCAGGCAGGCGCTCGACCTTCAGCCGTATCAATGTGCCGTGGATCAGGGGGAGTTCACCGCAGTGGTCGAGCCAGGGGCCGCGGGCCTGAAGGCGGGGGTGCATGCGGTCCCAGGCGAGGGCTTCGGCCCGGCCGTAGCGGGTGGTGTCGCAGGTCGTGGCCTGGTCGGGGGTGTGCCAGGAGTCCGGCTTCGAGAAGGTGAGCACGCCGCCGTGCTTGCGGGGCTGCCCGCCGCGCGGGGTGGAACGACGCGGGCCTGCGTCGCGGAGCATGACCCGGTCCGAGCGCAGTCGGCCGACCAGCTCGACGGGCAGGTCCGCCAGTACGTAGGCGAGGCGGGTGACGTCGTAGCCGGAGTCCACGACGATGAGAATGTCCGGGTCGCCGCGCTTCCACTGGCCGGCCCGCAGGAGCTGGCCGACGACCTCGCGGAGCTGGCCGGCGGTTACCGCGGTGGCGTCGTCGGCCGGGCCCAGGCGGATCGCGTCGAGCACGGCGGTCCACGAGGTGCGTCCTGTTTCCAGGGCGGCGACGAAGGAATAGGGCCAGCCGGGGATCATCTGGTCAGCACTGCGACCTCGCCCGTATACGTGGCAGAACAGCAGGTCCGGGATGGTGGGCGCGTCGGGCCGCAGCCAGTTGCTCACGTCGACCGCGAGGACGATCCGCCCGTCGGCCGCCCTCGGCAGCGGCGTCGAGGCCAACAGTCTGCGCAGGCGACGCGGCTCCAGCCAGCCGTGGTTGACCGCGTCGTACATCGCTCCATGCCCGCGCCGGTGCTCGGCCGTCAGCGTGAGCTCGACCAGCGACCTGACCGGCCCGTCCGTGCACAGCACCGCGTCGGTGAGCTCGAAGAGCGCATCCGCACGGGCATACAGGCACTCGTAGAACTCAACACGAAAGCGGGACAGGACACCCAACGCCTCGACGGCGGGAACATCGACAGGGAAACTCATCCTCAGCGGCCGTTCCTCGACACTTCGTTACTCGACATCTCGAAGCGTGGAGGGCGGCCGCGTCGCGCGCTCCCGGAAACGGTAGACCTCAGCAGGTCGGATGACGGGCGAGGTTAAAGATCAAGCTAACTCCTCAACGTGCTCGTCCGGCTGTCGGCACAACTGCGGATCAGCCTGCCGGCACAGCCCGTCGCTCCTGACGTCGTCAATCCGCTGGTCAATCTCCACGACGAGAAGGAGAGCCACCCTGATCGAGTGACGTGTGGGTGGGATGATCCCCGAGGCGGACGTGAGCACACCGATTGCTCAACGGGAAGGCTCGGATGAACACTTGGCAGGACCTCGTAGCGCTGGTGGAAGTGCGGCTGGAGGCCACGTCGCCCAGTGTGCGGGGCGTTTTCGCCGCGGGTGTTGCCGAGCGCCTGATGAGCTGGCACGAGACTCTGCCCGAGGCTGAACAGGCAGCCTTCACTCTGGGGCTGCGTCCGCTCCTGAACTCGGTGTGGGAGGGCGCCCTGGGCGATCCGGCGGCGTTTACCGCTGTCAACCGCGGCTTGGCCGAGTACGTGCTCGGCGACCACTGCCACAACGACGGCCAGGCGGGGCCTGACGATGCGCACGAGCCGGCCGCTGCCGCGAGCCTCAATGCCGCGTACGCGTACCTCTTCGGATGCACCGAGCTCGCGGTCTGGGCCAGTCGCCGGGCTGTGGATGGCCAGCACCTCGAGTACCTCGCCAAGCGGGAAGAGGGATGCCTTCTCGACACGGACAAGGCGCTCATCGACGAACTCAAGCGCCGACTGCGGGACCTCGACCTCGTCGCCGCGCGTTCGACGGAACTGCGTCACGCCTTGTTCGGACTACCCATCCTCACGTCCATCCCGCTCCGTGTGGATCTGCGCACTCCTCTTTCCAGCCGCGACTGACCGGGGCAACTTCCCCGTCAACCGTCGTTCAGCTTCCGTGATGCGGGCGCGTCGCGGACGCCTTGCGGAGGCGGAAGGACCCTGCGCCGTTGCCGGTGTCCGGGCTGGGTGTCAGGGGCGGGTAGCGGAAGCGCCGTGAGGGGTGGCGGGCCGGGCAGGCCAGGTGGCCCACCGGGTGGGGGTGAAGGCGTCGGCG of the Streptomyces sp. NBC_01294 genome contains:
- a CDS encoding NF041680 family putative transposase, which translates into the protein MSFPVDVPAVEALGVLSRFRVEFYECLYARADALFELTDAVLCTDGPVRSLVELTLTAEHRRGHGAMYDAVNHGWLEPRRLRRLLASTPLPRAADGRIVLAVDVSNWLRPDAPTIPDLLFCHVYGRGRSADQMIPGWPYSFVAALETGRTSWTAVLDAIRLGPADDATAVTAGQLREVVGQLLRAGQWKRGDPDILIVVDSGYDVTRLAYVLADLPVELVGRLRSDRVMLRDAGPRRSTPRGGQPRKHGGVLTFSKPDSWHTPDQATTCDTTRYGRAEALAWDRMHPRLQARGPWLDHCGELPLIHGTLIRLKVERLPGDRDPKPVWLWSSKAGMAGRDVDLRWQAFLRRFDLEHTFRLFKQTLGWTVPKVRDPHTADLWTWLIIAAHTQLRLARPLAEDLRRPWERPAEPRRLTPARVRRGFRHLRAKTPRPAGVPRPTRPGPGRPPGSKNRRPAPRHEPGKTVKRPETLTEHVRLKQQRG